In Marivirga salinae, a single window of DNA contains:
- a CDS encoding glycerophosphodiester phosphodiesterase family protein produces MKNLLLFCLILMTLACNQTPGTYENIDWQGHRGARGVYPENTWAAFQYAIDQNMTTLEMDVVITQDEKVVLSHEPFLNHKICLDTAGNPISEAEEKEWNIYKMTYEDLKKCDCGSIKNPDFPHQKTVSSPKPLLYDIIKKTIEYCEKEGKELPYMNVEIKYEDGMQNEYHPKIKKFNNLVFKVLFMEYPKEKWNIQSFDFDVLKHFHKTYPKVPLAALVYKSGAWEQQFEELGFTPAIYSPYHQLVDKNMVTALHEKGVKIIPWTVNEEKDASRLLKIGVDGIITDYPELADKFRNNP; encoded by the coding sequence ATGAAAAATCTACTTCTTTTTTGCTTGATACTTATGACTTTAGCATGCAACCAAACCCCTGGAACCTACGAAAACATAGATTGGCAAGGTCACAGAGGAGCCAGAGGAGTTTACCCTGAAAATACTTGGGCAGCATTTCAATATGCAATAGACCAAAATATGACTACTTTAGAAATGGATGTAGTCATTACCCAAGATGAAAAAGTTGTGCTTTCTCATGAACCATTTTTGAATCATAAAATTTGCTTAGATACTGCCGGAAATCCAATCAGTGAAGCAGAAGAAAAAGAATGGAACATCTATAAAATGACCTATGAGGATTTAAAAAAATGTGATTGTGGAAGTATCAAAAATCCTGATTTCCCGCATCAAAAAACAGTAAGCTCTCCAAAGCCATTGCTGTATGATATTATCAAAAAAACGATTGAATATTGTGAAAAAGAGGGGAAAGAACTCCCTTATATGAATGTGGAAATCAAGTATGAAGATGGCATGCAAAATGAATACCACCCTAAGATCAAGAAATTCAATAATCTGGTTTTTAAGGTATTATTTATGGAGTATCCTAAAGAGAAATGGAACATACAATCTTTTGATTTTGATGTATTGAAGCACTTTCACAAAACCTACCCTAAAGTTCCTTTAGCCGCACTTGTTTATAAAAGCGGAGCATGGGAACAGCAATTTGAAGAATTAGGCTTTACTCCAGCAATTTACAGTCCGTACCATCAATTGGTAGATAAAAATATGGTGACAGCACTTCATGAAAAAGGAGTAAAAATTATCCCGTGGACTGTAAACGAGGAAAAAGATGCTTCAAGATTACTTAAAATAGGTGTAGATGGCATCATCACAGATTATCCTGAATTAGCGGACAAATTCCGCAATAATCCTTAA
- a CDS encoding RNA polymerase sigma factor yields the protein MKVFINKSKTEEDLIAGCIKQKASAQRALFDKYSGRMLSLCRRYVKDVLEAEGVMIIAFTKIFERIEQYTGEGNFEGWMKRIMVNESLQYLRKHKNMQLNIDIEEAHHLPNLDAMEDHLQTEDLMQLIAELPVGYRTVFNLYAIEGFSHKEIAEQLKINENTSKSQLSRARVYLQKRLTEMEQEIVISHGNS from the coding sequence ATGAAAGTGTTTATCAACAAATCTAAAACGGAAGAAGACTTAATAGCAGGATGCATTAAGCAAAAAGCAAGTGCCCAGCGAGCCTTGTTTGACAAATACTCCGGCAGGATGCTAAGCCTTTGCAGACGGTACGTAAAAGACGTTCTGGAAGCAGAGGGTGTAATGATAATCGCTTTCACAAAAATCTTCGAGCGAATTGAACAGTACACGGGAGAAGGAAATTTTGAAGGCTGGATGAAACGCATCATGGTGAATGAATCTTTACAATATCTGAGGAAGCATAAGAACATGCAACTCAACATTGATATTGAAGAAGCACATCATTTACCAAATTTAGATGCCATGGAAGATCACTTGCAAACGGAAGATTTAATGCAATTGATAGCGGAATTACCGGTGGGCTATAGAACGGTTTTTAACCTCTACGCCATTGAAGGTTTTTCTCATAAGGAGATAGCCGAACAGTTAAAAATTAATGAAAACACTTCCAAATCACAGTTAAGCAGAGCAAGGGTTTACTTGCAAAAACGCTTAACAGAAATGGAACAAGAAATAGTAATAAGTCATGGAAACTCATAA
- a CDS encoding M16 family metallopeptidase, whose protein sequence is MMKRLIIGSLCLLMAFGSIAQKKEIEFTEFDLDNGMHVILHQDNSTPIVVVSVMYHVGSKNENPERTGFAHFFEHLLFEGSKNIERGQFDKYITNAGGVNNANTSNDRTYYYEVLPSNQLKLGLWLESERLMHAQIQEIGVETQREVVKEEKRQRYDNQPYGTILPEIMKRAYTEHPYRWTPIGSLEHLNAASLDEFVDFYETFYVPENATLSIAGDIEIDEAKKLIKDYFGPIPRGGKEIPRPDIVEPEQKEEVRDTIYDNIQLPAVIQAYHMPAQGTEDSYALEMLSTALSGGQSARMYKSLVDEQQKALQVAAIPFSSEDPGLYLLFGLPTIGGDLKELEDAMDAEIKKVQEELISDREFEKIRNQKENDFISGNSKMAGIAESLANYHVYYGDANLINKEIDRYMKVTKEDIKRVANEYLTEDNRVVLYYLPKSQENQ, encoded by the coding sequence ATGATGAAAAGACTTATAATCGGGTCTTTGTGTTTATTGATGGCTTTTGGCTCAATAGCACAAAAAAAAGAGATCGAATTTACAGAATTCGACTTAGATAATGGAATGCATGTAATTTTGCATCAAGACAATTCTACACCAATTGTGGTTGTATCTGTGATGTACCATGTAGGTTCAAAAAATGAAAATCCTGAACGTACAGGTTTCGCTCATTTCTTTGAGCATTTATTATTTGAAGGTTCAAAAAATATTGAAAGAGGTCAATTTGACAAATACATCACCAATGCAGGTGGTGTAAATAATGCCAACACCTCAAATGACAGAACTTATTATTATGAAGTATTACCTTCAAACCAATTAAAATTAGGTCTTTGGTTAGAGTCTGAAAGATTGATGCATGCTCAAATCCAAGAAATTGGAGTAGAGACGCAGCGTGAGGTGGTAAAAGAAGAGAAAAGGCAAAGGTATGATAACCAGCCATATGGAACGATCTTACCAGAAATCATGAAAAGAGCTTATACTGAGCATCCTTATAGGTGGACGCCAATTGGTTCTTTAGAACACTTAAACGCTGCTTCTTTAGATGAATTCGTTGATTTTTATGAGACTTTCTATGTTCCTGAAAACGCTACTTTATCTATTGCTGGCGACATCGAGATAGATGAGGCAAAAAAATTAATTAAAGATTATTTCGGTCCTATTCCAAGAGGTGGAAAGGAAATCCCAAGACCTGATATCGTTGAGCCTGAGCAAAAAGAAGAGGTTCGTGATACTATTTATGATAACATCCAACTTCCTGCTGTAATTCAGGCTTATCATATGCCAGCACAAGGAACAGAAGATTCTTATGCTTTAGAAATGTTAAGTACTGCTCTTTCCGGTGGTCAGTCCGCTAGAATGTATAAATCATTGGTAGATGAACAACAAAAAGCATTGCAAGTAGCTGCAATTCCATTTTCTTCAGAAGATCCAGGCTTGTATTTACTTTTCGGATTACCCACTATTGGCGGTGATTTAAAGGAATTGGAAGATGCTATGGATGCTGAAATCAAGAAAGTTCAGGAAGAATTAATTTCAGACAGAGAATTTGAAAAAATCAGAAACCAAAAGGAAAATGACTTCATTTCTGGCAATAGTAAAATGGCCGGAATAGCAGAAAGTTTGGCCAACTACCATGTATACTATGGAGATGCAAATTTAATCAACAAAGAGATTGATCGATACATGAAAGTGACCAAGGAAGATATTAAGCGAGTAGCTAATGAATATCTTACGGAGGACAACAGAGTGGTATTGTATTACTTACCAAAATCTCAAGAAAACCAATAA
- a CDS encoding alpha/beta hydrolase: MRSQLFILFLFFSINYKSFAQTDSSIFNFTKHKIDSKFLQENREYWVSLPLNYSETVNYNVMYVFDAEWRFDLIRNIEFDFSANQKIEKHIIVGIPHMNIDYKRNYDLSFSQSRTEYDGESVDSTWYNSSNSGGGHNFYNYLTQELIPSIDSIYATNGNNTLVGHSMGGYFGAYILSMNHPFSTLHLYDPSIWYSNGEAVEVIKNGIKKDGAVNILITYQPKPSFHKQKIEALIDELKKIESINLNYYLYEKETHNSLFLPSFMKGINLLMENKQE, translated from the coding sequence ATGCGATCTCAACTATTTATACTTTTTCTATTCTTCTCAATAAACTACAAGTCATTTGCCCAAACAGATAGCTCAATTTTCAATTTCACAAAGCATAAGATAGATTCGAAATTCTTACAAGAAAATAGAGAATATTGGGTAAGTCTTCCTTTAAACTATTCTGAAACTGTAAATTATAATGTAATGTATGTGTTTGATGCTGAATGGAGATTTGATTTAATCAGAAATATTGAGTTCGATTTCTCTGCAAATCAAAAGATTGAAAAGCATATAATAGTAGGGATACCGCATATGAATATTGATTACAAAAGAAATTACGATCTATCCTTTAGCCAATCCAGAACTGAATATGATGGTGAAAGTGTAGATTCAACTTGGTATAACAGTTCTAATTCTGGGGGAGGTCATAATTTTTATAACTATTTAACACAAGAATTGATACCTTCAATAGATTCAATTTACGCTACTAATGGAAATAACACACTCGTAGGACATTCAATGGGCGGATATTTTGGCGCTTATATTTTGTCTATGAATCATCCTTTTAGCACACTTCACTTGTATGACCCATCCATTTGGTATAGTAATGGAGAGGCAGTTGAAGTTATTAAAAACGGAATCAAAAAAGATGGTGCTGTAAATATTTTGATAACCTACCAGCCAAAACCTAGCTTTCATAAACAAAAAATTGAAGCTCTAATAGATGAACTAAAAAAAATAGAAAGTATCAATCTTAATTATTATTTATACGAAAAAGAAACACACAATTCTCTATTTCTTCCAAGTTTCATGAAAGGAATAAATTTGTTAATGGAGAATAAACAAGAATAA
- a CDS encoding NAD(P)-dependent oxidoreductase, with translation MMKTLIVGASGTTGKHLVEQFLAARKEVKIIVRPTAKIPEFWHQNELVQIIHGNISEMKVDEMNEIISDCDSFASCLGHNLTFKGIFGKPRKLVADAVQLICDAISKNNPEQAVKFVLMNTVGNQNRDINEPISTAQKIVIALIRLLVPPQADNEKAADFLRIKVDQKDSNIEWVAVRPDALINEKSVTDYSLHPSPIRSAIFNPGETSRINVAHFMAQLILDDDLWNEWKGQMPVIYNE, from the coding sequence ATGATGAAAACTTTAATAGTGGGAGCAAGCGGTACCACTGGAAAACATTTAGTAGAGCAATTCTTAGCTGCCAGAAAAGAAGTTAAGATAATTGTACGTCCTACGGCCAAAATCCCTGAATTTTGGCATCAAAATGAGCTAGTTCAGATAATCCATGGAAATATTTCAGAAATGAAAGTAGATGAAATGAATGAAATCATTTCAGATTGCGATTCCTTTGCTTCCTGCTTAGGACATAATTTAACTTTTAAAGGCATTTTCGGAAAGCCACGTAAATTGGTGGCAGATGCTGTTCAACTTATTTGCGATGCCATTTCAAAAAATAATCCTGAACAAGCTGTAAAATTTGTTTTGATGAATACAGTTGGAAATCAAAATAGAGATATCAATGAACCCATTTCCACTGCTCAGAAAATTGTTATTGCTCTGATTCGATTACTTGTTCCTCCACAAGCTGATAATGAAAAAGCAGCTGATTTTCTTCGAATTAAGGTTGATCAAAAAGACTCTAATATCGAATGGGTAGCTGTTCGACCTGATGCTCTAATCAATGAAAAATCGGTCACGGATTACAGTCTTCACCCTTCCCCTATTCGAAGTGCCATTTTCAATCCAGGTGAAACAAGCAGGATTAATGTTGCTCATTTTATGGCTCAATTAATTTTAGATGATGATTTATGGAATGAATGGAAAGGACAGATGCCTGTGATTTATAATGAATAA
- a CDS encoding outer membrane beta-barrel protein gives MKNIIKISMIFCLGLMSHLASASGWSSDTLKVIQANGEMVKIILNNIQDKEEVKAFNLKKIVESISENAGDLQNEEVLISGENVTYLIKQSGDYYYLSELSTKSNDRYVVQIFETTSRAELDKIKEDASKRGIDIAYENLQIINGKIEAITLKVDCNDGYSGTASTTNMPESGIGFIRDYSANADAHFQMGKIFENNDDDSDNDWKSEFRNGFKDGFDTAFNEEKVIEKDRDRLVKHDHDIDFSMGLNNYLNSNNQFPDTDNKNFTLDPLTSWTYGIHSNHKISVSPYVKFNFQLGLLWNNFALADNNYQFIKGPEKVELFDNDLERPDISPTRSKLNITYLNLNVVPMFHFGKSSNAFRIGAGPFGSYRIASKSKFKYDDKGKDVVKNNFHINNWKYGIKAQVGWKGVDLFATYDLSPIFIEDRGPEADYPLRAISFGVIF, from the coding sequence ATGAAAAATATAATAAAAATATCAATGATTTTTTGCCTAGGCCTTATGAGTCATTTGGCTAGTGCAAGCGGTTGGAGCTCGGATACTCTAAAAGTGATCCAAGCTAATGGTGAAATGGTAAAAATTATCTTGAACAATATTCAAGATAAGGAAGAAGTGAAAGCTTTCAATTTGAAAAAAATAGTAGAAAGTATTTCAGAGAATGCAGGTGATTTACAGAATGAAGAAGTGCTCATTTCAGGAGAAAATGTAACTTATTTGATTAAGCAATCAGGAGATTACTATTACTTAAGTGAACTGAGCACTAAAAGTAACGATCGTTATGTAGTCCAAATTTTTGAAACCACTTCTAGGGCAGAATTAGATAAAATTAAAGAAGATGCCTCTAAAAGAGGGATTGACATAGCATATGAAAATCTTCAAATTATTAATGGAAAGATAGAAGCCATTACCTTGAAAGTAGATTGCAATGATGGATATTCAGGAACTGCTTCTACTACCAATATGCCTGAATCTGGCATAGGCTTTATCAGAGATTATTCTGCTAATGCAGATGCTCATTTTCAAATGGGAAAAATTTTCGAGAACAATGATGATGACTCAGATAATGATTGGAAAAGTGAATTTAGAAACGGTTTTAAAGATGGTTTTGATACCGCTTTCAATGAGGAAAAAGTAATTGAAAAAGATAGAGATCGATTAGTTAAGCATGATCATGATATTGATTTTTCAATGGGCTTGAACAACTACTTGAATTCGAACAATCAATTTCCAGATACTGACAACAAAAATTTTACTTTGGATCCTTTAACTTCTTGGACTTATGGTATTCACTCTAATCATAAAATATCAGTTAGCCCATATGTAAAGTTCAATTTCCAACTGGGATTATTATGGAACAATTTCGCCCTAGCTGACAATAACTATCAGTTTATCAAAGGTCCGGAAAAAGTAGAATTATTTGATAATGATTTAGAGAGACCTGACATTAGCCCAACTAGAAGTAAATTGAATATCACCTATTTGAATTTAAATGTAGTTCCTATGTTCCACTTCGGAAAAAGTAGCAATGCATTCAGAATTGGTGCAGGTCCGTTTGGAAGTTACAGAATTGCGAGTAAATCAAAATTCAAATATGATGATAAAGGCAAGGATGTTGTAAAAAACAATTTCCATATCAATAACTGGAAATATGGCATTAAAGCTCAAGTGGGATGGAAAGGAGTAGATTTATTCGCTACTTACGACTTGAGTCCAATTTTCATAGAAGATAGAGGACCAGAAGCTGACTATCCTCTAAGAGCTATATCTTTTGGGGTGATCTTCTAA
- a CDS encoding MATE family efflux transporter, protein MLQRIRKYVLFLQYAIKGTNEDLTNIKISRAIILLSVPMVLEMVMESLFAVVDVFFVAQVSTNAVATVGLTESVITIVYSLGIGLSMAATAMVARRIGEKKKKEASHTAVQAIILTLAVSLVLSVAGFIYGEDVLRLMGGEEELIQEGKWYTKILFASNGTIMLLFLINGIFRGAGNASIAMRALWISNILNMLLDPLFIFGWGPVPAMGVTGAAVATAIGRSIGVLYQVYHLLKGTGVISVSFQHIKPDFSVLTRIVKIASGGVGQFLIESASWIFLVRIISNFGSEVLAGYTIALRIIIFTILPSFGISNAAATLVGQNLGAKLPDRAEKSVWLAARYNVAFLFTVSLIFYVFSNEIVGIFTDVAAVKKEAIKAVRYICFGYIFFAYGMVLSHAFNGAGDTKTPTVINFVCFWLFQIPLAYFMAHNLGLGSDGVYLGIVFAFALLAIISIIWFKRGKWKLTEV, encoded by the coding sequence ATGCTCCAAAGAATTCGCAAATATGTCTTGTTCCTTCAATATGCTATAAAAGGCACTAATGAAGATCTGACTAATATAAAAATTAGTCGTGCGATTATTCTATTGTCAGTTCCCATGGTTTTGGAAATGGTGATGGAATCACTTTTTGCGGTAGTAGATGTGTTTTTTGTAGCGCAAGTCAGCACAAATGCTGTGGCTACAGTAGGTTTAACAGAATCTGTAATCACTATTGTTTATTCTTTGGGAATAGGCTTAAGTATGGCAGCAACTGCTATGGTTGCCAGAAGAATTGGAGAGAAAAAGAAAAAGGAAGCTTCTCATACCGCTGTTCAAGCCATTATTTTAACATTGGCGGTTTCTTTAGTCTTAAGTGTTGCAGGATTTATCTATGGTGAGGATGTTCTGCGATTAATGGGCGGTGAAGAAGAACTGATACAAGAAGGCAAGTGGTACACTAAAATTTTATTTGCAAGCAATGGTACTATCATGTTGCTATTTTTGATCAATGGGATATTCCGAGGAGCCGGAAATGCTTCTATTGCCATGCGGGCTTTATGGATTAGTAATATTCTAAATATGTTGCTCGATCCACTTTTTATCTTTGGCTGGGGGCCAGTTCCGGCAATGGGCGTTACAGGCGCAGCAGTGGCAACAGCTATCGGTAGAAGTATAGGCGTTTTATATCAAGTCTATCATTTATTAAAAGGAACAGGCGTAATCAGCGTTTCCTTTCAACATATCAAACCTGACTTTTCTGTTCTTACTCGGATAGTAAAGATTGCTTCGGGTGGTGTTGGGCAGTTCTTAATTGAATCCGCTAGCTGGATATTTTTGGTTAGGATTATTTCAAATTTCGGTAGTGAAGTTTTGGCTGGTTATACCATTGCCTTGAGGATTATAATATTCACTATTCTCCCTTCCTTTGGAATAAGCAATGCTGCAGCCACTTTGGTTGGGCAAAATTTAGGTGCTAAACTTCCCGATAGAGCAGAGAAATCTGTATGGCTTGCAGCACGCTATAATGTGGCTTTCCTCTTTACCGTTTCTTTGATTTTTTATGTTTTTTCAAACGAAATTGTAGGAATTTTTACTGATGTGGCAGCTGTAAAGAAAGAAGCTATTAAAGCAGTTCGCTATATATGTTTTGGTTACATTTTCTTTGCGTACGGAATGGTATTAAGCCATGCATTTAATGGAGCAGGGGATACTAAGACCCCAACCGTCATCAATTTTGTATGTTTCTGGCTTTTCCAAATCCCACTAGCCTATTTCATGGCCCATAATTTAGGCTTAGGTTCAGATGGCGTTTATCTTGGGATTGTTTTTGCTTTTGCACTTTTAGCGATAATTTCAATTATCTGGTTCAAAAGAGGGAAATGGAAATTGACTGAGGTTTAA
- a CDS encoding tetratricopeptide repeat-containing sensor histidine kinase, giving the protein MFLFLTSILGQNQNVADSLKGVLTNYRQKDTIRLELLRQISTNERNPNKALEYAEKLIQLSESLQSSLYLYRGHLQKGQALREKGNYKEAINSLFKAVKAAEKANYQAGIGGSYVALAAVYAVNEDYKNSSHYYSRAIKILRQEQDSITLATALLNAGDGFVNTGKLDSALLYFEESGKIFQEVEYLIGTAYNLGNMGMVHALKGEHRIAKNKMDLATVILRDMGDFYPIAIYDLYIADIYKENNDLERAIEYAQHSLKVSKEHSLKEQIRDANLKLSELYDARNNYQKAYFHQSQYLAYRDSINSEEKIREIADMRTEYEVNQRETEIQLLKTEQKNQYIISASMAIIILLLGILTILYYRNSRSRQKLNSKLQEQKEEIEAQRDQLESINETREKFLSIIAHDLMGPVNSFKGLSAIMKLSIEKEDKKDLLDIHQVLNKTINNMSNLLTNLLDWSVTQQGSIPYYPEKLYVHPLTSELIDLFFNTAENKKIKLKSEVTPDLAIWADENSVKTILRNLVSNALKFTEDGGSIELSAEKKDGFIAIRVKDTGMGMSQEKIDMLLAEDHFERSQGTKGEKGIGLGLQLVKEFTQMNKGKLEIESKIYKGTTFTVYLPDYNQIQ; this is encoded by the coding sequence ATGTTTTTATTTCTAACTTCAATACTTGGACAAAATCAAAATGTAGCTGATAGTCTAAAGGGGGTACTAACAAATTACAGGCAAAAGGATACAATAAGACTAGAGTTATTACGTCAGATTTCGACAAATGAAAGAAATCCAAATAAAGCTCTTGAATATGCTGAAAAATTAATACAACTCTCTGAATCACTTCAAAGTTCTCTTTATCTTTATAGAGGACATCTTCAGAAAGGGCAGGCTTTAAGGGAAAAAGGAAATTACAAAGAAGCAATAAATTCTTTATTTAAAGCTGTAAAAGCAGCTGAAAAAGCCAATTATCAAGCTGGAATTGGAGGTTCTTATGTAGCACTTGCGGCTGTTTATGCTGTAAATGAAGACTATAAAAACTCTTCGCATTATTACAGCAGAGCAATTAAAATTTTACGACAAGAGCAAGATTCCATCACATTGGCTACTGCTTTATTGAATGCAGGAGACGGATTTGTGAATACAGGAAAATTAGATTCTGCTCTTCTTTACTTTGAAGAATCAGGCAAGATATTTCAAGAGGTAGAGTATTTAATAGGCACCGCCTACAATCTGGGCAATATGGGAATGGTGCATGCCCTAAAAGGGGAACACAGAATTGCCAAAAACAAAATGGATTTAGCTACTGTCATCTTAAGAGACATGGGTGATTTTTATCCTATAGCCATTTATGACCTCTACATAGCTGATATTTACAAAGAAAATAATGATTTAGAACGGGCTATAGAATATGCTCAACATAGTCTAAAAGTTTCTAAAGAACATTCATTAAAAGAGCAAATTCGCGATGCCAACCTTAAATTATCCGAATTATATGATGCCCGAAATAATTATCAAAAAGCCTATTTTCATCAAAGTCAGTATTTAGCTTACCGAGACAGCATTAATAGTGAAGAAAAAATACGGGAAATAGCGGATATGAGAACCGAATATGAGGTCAATCAACGGGAAACTGAGATTCAGCTATTAAAAACAGAACAAAAAAATCAATATATCATTTCTGCTTCCATGGCTATTATCATTTTGCTTTTGGGTATTTTAACTATTTTATATTACCGCAACAGCAGAAGCAGACAAAAGTTAAACTCAAAACTTCAGGAACAGAAAGAAGAAATTGAGGCACAAAGAGATCAATTGGAAAGCATTAATGAAACCCGTGAGAAATTCCTTTCTATTATTGCCCATGATTTAATGGGGCCTGTGAATTCCTTCAAAGGATTATCTGCCATTATGAAATTGAGCATTGAAAAGGAGGACAAAAAAGATTTATTGGATATCCACCAGGTTTTAAATAAGACCATTAACAATATGTCGAATTTATTAACCAATTTGCTTGATTGGTCTGTTACACAACAAGGAAGCATCCCCTATTATCCAGAAAAATTATACGTTCATCCACTAACATCGGAATTAATTGATTTATTCTTTAATACGGCAGAGAATAAAAAAATCAAGTTGAAATCTGAAGTAACACCTGATTTGGCAATTTGGGCAGATGAAAATAGTGTTAAAACTATTTTAAGAAATCTGGTGAGTAATGCTTTAAAATTTACTGAGGATGGTGGATCGATTGAACTTAGTGCAGAGAAAAAAGATGGATTCATAGCTATAAGAGTTAAAGACACTGGCATGGGAATGTCCCAAGAAAAAATAGATATGCTTTTAGCGGAAGACCACTTTGAAAGAAGCCAAGGCACTAAAGGAGAAAAAGGAATTGGATTAGGACTTCAATTAGTCAAAGAATTTACTCAAATGAATAAGGGCAAACTAGAAATTGAAAGCAAAATATACAAAGGCACTACTTTTACTGTTTATTTGCCAGATTACAATCAAATTCAATAG
- a CDS encoding adenosine kinase — protein sequence MSNKKYDVYGIGNALVDIITEVSEEFVLENKVEKGVMTLVEEERQAELLNSMKITEEHMQGGGSAANTLVAASQFGAKGFYSCKVANDLEGTFFLNDLKANGIDTVLTPETAPVGTTGKVLVMTTPDAERTMNTFLGITADFSEKEIHEYALKDSKYLYLEGYLVTSESGLAAMKKAKKIAEENGVKTALTFSDPAMVKYFKEQMESVVGASVDLLFCNEEEAALFTGENDTDSIREELKKVAKRFAITQGKNGAIIYDGDTFIDIEPYQVKAVDTNGAGDMFAGAFLYAITNGHSYADAGKLASLASSKIVTQFGPRLTWPDAKEILNKWKVE from the coding sequence ATGTCCAACAAAAAATATGATGTCTACGGAATTGGAAATGCCCTAGTAGATATTATCACAGAAGTTTCAGAAGAATTTGTACTTGAAAATAAAGTAGAAAAAGGAGTGATGACCTTAGTGGAAGAAGAGCGTCAAGCAGAATTGCTTAATTCCATGAAAATCACAGAAGAACATATGCAAGGCGGAGGTTCAGCTGCCAACACTTTGGTTGCTGCCAGTCAATTTGGCGCCAAAGGATTTTATTCTTGCAAAGTAGCTAATGACTTAGAAGGCACTTTCTTTTTAAATGATTTAAAAGCAAATGGTATTGATACTGTTTTAACTCCTGAAACAGCTCCAGTTGGTACAACAGGGAAAGTTTTGGTAATGACGACCCCTGATGCTGAGCGTACTATGAATACTTTCTTAGGTATAACGGCTGATTTTTCTGAAAAGGAGATTCATGAATATGCTTTGAAAGATTCAAAATATTTGTATTTGGAAGGTTATTTAGTGACTTCTGAAAGTGGCTTAGCCGCTATGAAAAAAGCCAAGAAAATAGCAGAAGAGAATGGGGTAAAAACAGCCTTAACATTTTCTGATCCTGCTATGGTTAAGTATTTCAAAGAGCAAATGGAATCTGTAGTAGGCGCTAGCGTAGATTTATTATTCTGTAATGAAGAAGAAGCAGCCCTTTTCACAGGAGAAAATGATACTGATAGTATTCGAGAAGAATTGAAAAAAGTAGCGAAGAGATTTGCAATTACTCAAGGTAAAAACGGAGCTATCATTTATGACGGAGACACTTTTATCGACATAGAACCTTATCAAGTTAAAGCAGTGGACACCAATGGCGCAGGAGATATGTTTGCAGGTGCGTTTTTATATGCTATTACCAACGGTCATAGTTATGCGGATGCAGGAAAATTAGCTTCTCTGGCAAGTTCAAAAATAGTGACTCAATTTGGCCCGAGATTAACTTGGCCAGATGCTAAAGAAATTTTGAATAAATGGAAAGTAGAGTAA